In a genomic window of Gloeocapsopsis dulcis:
- a CDS encoding calcium-binding protein, whose protein sequence is MARFIRSGMADSPIIEATNADDFVLAGPQDNVVRAKGGNDFVFGEDGFDTLYGGRGNDSLFGGNDDDILYGGNGNDFLYGENGNDSLFGGDGHDTLIGGEGADTLTGGSGKDIFYFGTLPDNSTDFDTITDFQPGADKIQVEGVEFFNGIDDRSLARFIYNGVTGELSFDAGAGFLTKFAQLQTNLNFVASRDISIV, encoded by the coding sequence ATGGCACGCTTCATTCGCAGTGGTATGGCAGACTCACCTATTATCGAAGCAACCAATGCAGATGACTTTGTACTTGCTGGACCCCAAGATAATGTGGTTCGTGCTAAAGGTGGTAACGACTTTGTATTTGGTGAGGATGGCTTTGACACACTATATGGTGGTAGAGGTAACGACTCTTTATTTGGCGGAAACGATGATGACATTCTCTATGGTGGGAATGGTAATGACTTTCTCTATGGTGAAAATGGTAATGACAGCCTATTTGGAGGTGATGGTCACGATACTTTGATTGGAGGAGAAGGCGCTGATACCTTAACAGGAGGTTCGGGTAAAGATATATTTTACTTTGGTACTCTTCCTGACAACTCAACTGATTTTGACACTATTACAGACTTTCAACCAGGAGCAGATAAAATTCAGGTTGAAGGAGTAGAATTTTTTAACGGTATTGATGATAGAAGTCTTGCTCGATTTATATACAATGGCGTTACAGGCGAGTTATCTTTTGACGCAGGAGCTGGATTTCTTACCAAGTTTGCACAACTACAGACTAACCTAAATTTTGTCGCTAGTCGCGATATTAGCATTGTGTAG
- a CDS encoding beta strand repeat-containing protein, which translates to MKLPHQYFKYTSSSIFLLVLAIASPLQAQIIEERTLTDPSSVTIEGNNSIITGGSQAGSNLFHSFSEFSVPTNSFASFREVAPEIENVLTRVTGTSVSNIDGLIEVLQPNGNVSPANFFLLNPNGIIFGPRAELNVGGSFIASTASSIIFADGTSFSAINFPTTESLLTVSVPVGLQFGTLAASIQVQEGSTVLRVPDGSTLGLVGGKLEIAGRGERTLVALGGRIDLGSVAGKVTPETAPVQVSLTPVDKGWALGYEGIQNFEDTLLSQQAFLDVSGEGSGDIQIQGRQVTLANYSYILAATLGNQSGGEVFIRASELNITDVSAVAALTIGSGKGANVNIETGRILLLNGGQISADTYGEGQGGNLNVTAIESVTAVGSESEEGFFPSGLLTQAREEATGTAGNLSLITNKLIIQDGAQVGSGTFGAGNSGNVTVRASEIDIVGVARTPEGEPISKAGLPFPSGLFASTEENSNGNSGNLKVTTDRLSIRDGAVLQTATFGSGNAGDLTIQAAQAIEVAGTVNVEGEDLKSGLFANSGGLPGTGLPNIEEATGRGGNLRIQTDELIVRDGAVVAVSSVNETTEAQGAGTLQIDAQTIRLDEGEIVANTASGQGGDINLNVQDLFLRRNSEISTTAGIAGSGGDGGDISINNARFIIAAPNENNDIKANAFLGQGGRVAIDAQNIFGLTVRSLQDLQTLLGTSDPAQLDPVRLLSSDITAISQTNPQLSGEVVINTPDVDPSRGAVVLPQNLVDVSGLIAQGCAAGNVANESQFVVMGRGGLPPNPGEVLSSDDVWQDWRSSSTTTGNTGMSAPTPPTTSAPLVEATNWATNNKGEVMLIAATLQSTPQHSQFPSTVSCNTR; encoded by the coding sequence ATGAAACTTCCTCACCAATATTTTAAATATACTAGTAGTAGTATATTTTTACTTGTTTTAGCAATAGCAAGTCCGCTTCAGGCTCAAATCATTGAGGAGCGGACTTTAACTGATCCTTCTAGTGTGACTATAGAAGGTAACAATAGTATCATTACTGGTGGTAGCCAAGCTGGAAGTAACTTATTTCATAGCTTTAGCGAGTTTTCAGTTCCCACTAACAGCTTTGCTTCTTTTCGAGAAGTTGCTCCAGAAATTGAGAATGTGCTGACTCGCGTGACAGGAACCTCTGTTTCAAACATTGATGGTTTAATTGAAGTACTGCAGCCCAATGGTAATGTAAGCCCTGCAAACTTTTTTCTACTCAATCCGAATGGAATTATTTTTGGTCCTAGGGCTGAACTGAATGTTGGTGGCTCTTTTATTGCAAGTACTGCAAGTAGTATTATCTTTGCTGATGGAACCTCTTTTAGTGCTATAAACTTTCCAACAACTGAGTCATTACTGACAGTAAGTGTACCTGTAGGATTGCAATTTGGTACGCTAGCTGCAAGCATTCAAGTGCAAGAGGGAAGCACTGTCCTACGAGTGCCAGATGGCTCAACACTAGGGCTTGTCGGTGGCAAATTGGAGATAGCAGGAAGAGGGGAGAGAACTTTAGTAGCACTAGGCGGCAGGATTGATTTAGGAAGCGTTGCGGGAAAAGTGACACCAGAAACTGCACCTGTACAAGTTAGCCTCACTCCTGTTGATAAGGGTTGGGCTTTAGGATACGAAGGTATACAGAATTTTGAGGATACTCTACTTTCTCAACAAGCTTTCTTAGATGTCAGCGGTGAAGGTAGTGGGGACATTCAAATCCAAGGTAGACAAGTTACTCTTGCTAACTACTCATATATTTTGGCAGCAACATTAGGGAATCAAAGCGGCGGAGAAGTCTTTATTCGAGCCTCTGAGCTTAACATAACAGATGTTTCAGCCGTTGCTGCTTTGACTATAGGCTCTGGGAAAGGTGCAAATGTCAACATTGAGACTGGTCGAATACTTCTTCTGAATGGAGGACAAATATCAGCTGATACTTACGGAGAAGGTCAGGGCGGAAACTTAAATGTAACGGCGATTGAATCTGTGACTGCGGTTGGTAGTGAGTCAGAAGAAGGATTTTTTCCAAGTGGCTTGTTAACTCAAGCACGGGAAGAGGCAACAGGAACAGCAGGGAACTTATCGCTAATTACAAACAAGCTGATTATCCAAGACGGAGCGCAAGTGGGATCTGGTACTTTCGGTGCTGGAAATTCAGGAAATGTCACTGTTCGAGCTTCAGAAATTGACATCGTTGGCGTTGCGCGTACACCAGAGGGTGAACCAATAAGTAAAGCGGGCTTACCTTTTCCTAGTGGCTTATTTGCTAGCACTGAAGAAAACTCTAATGGAAATAGTGGAAATTTAAAAGTTACGACAGACCGTTTGAGCATTCGTGATGGTGCAGTTTTGCAAACCGCAACGTTTGGAAGTGGAAATGCTGGAGATTTAACTATTCAAGCAGCACAAGCTATCGAAGTCGCTGGCACTGTTAATGTTGAGGGTGAAGACCTAAAATCTGGCTTATTTGCAAATTCTGGAGGATTACCTGGAACTGGCTTACCAAATATTGAGGAGGCAACTGGTCGTGGAGGAAACTTAAGGATTCAAACCGATGAATTAATTGTTCGGGATGGCGCGGTGGTGGCGGTGAGTAGTGTCAACGAAACAACAGAGGCTCAAGGTGCAGGAACTTTGCAAATCGATGCTCAAACTATCCGTCTAGATGAAGGAGAAATTGTCGCTAACACTGCTTCAGGTCAAGGTGGAGATATTAATTTAAACGTGCAAGATTTATTTTTGCGCCGAAATAGTGAGATTTCTACAACAGCAGGTATTGCAGGTTCTGGTGGAGATGGTGGCGATATATCTATCAACAATGCTCGATTCATTATTGCTGCGCCGAATGAAAATAATGACATTAAAGCCAATGCGTTTCTCGGTCAAGGAGGAAGAGTTGCAATTGATGCACAAAATATTTTTGGCTTGACAGTACGCAGCTTGCAAGATTTGCAAACTTTGTTAGGAACCAGCGATCCGGCACAACTCGATCCCGTTCGACTCCTAAGTAGTGATATCACAGCAATTTCCCAAACTAACCCACAATTAAGCGGTGAAGTTGTCATTAATACCCCAGATGTCGATCCCAGTCGCGGTGCAGTAGTGTTACCACAAAATTTAGTCGATGTTTCAGGACTGATTGCGCAAGGTTGTGCGGCTGGAAATGTTGCTAACGAAAGTCAATTTGTCGTAATGGGACGCGGTGGTTTACCGCCAAATCCTGGAGAAGTCCTCAGTAGTGATGATGTCTGGCAAGATTGGCGTTCTTCTAGTACTACAACAGGAAATACAGGTATGAGCGCACCCACACCCCCCACCACCTCAGCTCCTCTTGTAGAAGCGACAAACTGGGCAACCAACAACAAAGGCGAAGTCATGTTGATCGCTGCAACTCTACAATCCACGCCTCAACATTCTCAATTTCCGTCAACAGTATCCTGCAATACACGTTAA
- a CDS encoding filamentous hemagglutinin N-terminal domain-containing protein, which translates to MASSCSRLCCYLKIASLLTISGAIAFWANSVSAQITPDSTLGSESSIVTPEVDSNTSPVYQIDGGAVRGTNLFHSFEQFSLPTGSAAYFNNALEIDNIISRVTGSSISNIDGLIQANGTANLFLLNPNGITFGSGARLSLGGSFLGSTASSLNFADGTQFRTSIQSDASLLTVSVPIGLQFGTTAGEIRVQGSGAILDPNTGLLSNKDAGLSVRPNATLGLIGSNLKLEGSILGTNGGRIELGSVADEGTVSLKPIAKGWGLGYENISSFGNIQLSDAAAVDANGAGGGDIHIRGNTIRIIDGSQIEASTLGAQPGGTLEIYATESVEVIGMSGMFALVYETATGAGGSIEIETGKLVLQDVAQISTATYGEGSAGSLTVKASESVELSGSLVISSEEVYGSGLTTNVLPGATGFGGDLFVETKQLFIQDGAQIGSFVDGFSSGGKVEVRASELVELSGTPVENSKFPSGIFTSVQEGAFGNANNIYIETKQLTIRDGAALSTATYGSGAGGNLTVKATVVEVIGRSQDDQAPSWITAQVFEESTGKAGNVTIETRNLVVRDGAEVAVSSLNSTPDAQGAGNLQVAAQTIYLDDQGKIIANTASGQGGNINLNVQDLFLRRTSEISTTAGIAGSGGDGGDISINNARFIIAAPNENNDIKANAFLGQGGRVAIDAQNIFGLTVRSLQDLQTLLGTSDPAQLDPVRLLSSDITAISQTNPQLSGEVVINTPDVDPSRGAVVLPQNLVDVSGLIAQGCAAGNVANESQFVVTGRGGLPPNPGEVLSSDDVWQDWRSSSVTTINAPEAAIAPSPRTTSTPLIEATNWATNNQGEVMLIAATSTNAVNPGQSVISCR; encoded by the coding sequence GTGGCTTCTTCTTGTAGCCGTTTGTGCTGTTATCTAAAAATAGCAAGTTTACTAACAATTAGTGGTGCGATCGCTTTCTGGGCAAATTCTGTATCAGCCCAGATTACACCTGATAGCACTTTGGGTAGTGAAAGTTCTATTGTTACACCTGAAGTTGATAGCAATACTTCGCCAGTGTATCAAATAGATGGTGGAGCAGTTCGCGGCACAAACCTTTTTCATAGCTTCGAGCAATTCTCTCTACCTACTGGTAGTGCAGCTTACTTCAACAATGCTTTAGAAATCGACAATATTATTAGCAGAGTAACAGGTTCGTCTATCTCTAATATCGATGGTTTAATTCAAGCTAATGGCACAGCTAACTTGTTTCTGCTTAACCCCAACGGGATTACCTTTGGTTCTGGAGCAAGATTATCCCTTGGAGGTTCTTTTCTAGGAAGTACGGCTAGTAGCCTCAACTTTGCTGATGGTACACAGTTTCGTACCAGTATACAGTCAGATGCATCCTTATTGACCGTAAGTGTTCCTATTGGATTGCAATTTGGCACTACGGCAGGAGAAATTCGCGTTCAAGGTTCAGGTGCAATACTAGATCCAAACACTGGTTTACTTTCAAACAAAGACGCCGGTTTATCTGTACGACCAAACGCAACTTTAGGTTTGATAGGTAGTAATCTAAAGCTAGAAGGCAGCATCTTAGGAACAAACGGCGGACGAATTGAATTAGGTAGTGTTGCTGATGAAGGTACAGTTAGCCTTAAACCAATAGCAAAAGGCTGGGGTTTAGGATATGAAAATATCTCATCTTTTGGAAATATTCAGTTATCCGATGCAGCAGCAGTAGATGCCAATGGTGCAGGTGGTGGAGACATCCACATTCGGGGCAATACGATCAGAATTATCGATGGCTCCCAGATTGAAGCTAGCACTTTAGGAGCGCAACCAGGAGGAACACTGGAGATATATGCTACTGAGTCTGTAGAAGTTATTGGCATGAGTGGCATGTTTGCTTTAGTGTATGAGACAGCTACGGGTGCAGGGGGAAGTATAGAGATTGAAACGGGTAAGTTAGTTCTTCAAGATGTGGCACAGATCAGCACTGCTACATATGGTGAGGGTTCGGCAGGAAGCTTGACTGTAAAAGCTTCTGAGTCAGTGGAACTGAGCGGCAGCTTAGTGATAAGCTCTGAGGAAGTTTATGGCAGTGGATTAACTACTAATGTTTTACCAGGGGCTACAGGCTTTGGAGGAGATTTATTTGTAGAAACCAAGCAGTTATTTATTCAAGATGGAGCACAAATTGGCTCTTTCGTAGATGGTTTTAGTTCAGGAGGGAAAGTGGAGGTGAGAGCCTCTGAACTAGTTGAGCTAAGTGGTACTCCAGTTGAAAATAGCAAGTTTCCTAGTGGTATATTCACTTCCGTGCAAGAAGGAGCTTTTGGTAATGCCAACAATATATATATAGAAACGAAACAATTGACTATTCGAGATGGTGCAGCACTATCTACTGCTACATATGGCTCAGGAGCGGGTGGAAATTTGACTGTAAAAGCTACAGTAGTGGAAGTAATCGGAAGATCGCAGGATGATCAAGCTCCTAGCTGGATAACTGCTCAAGTATTTGAGGAAAGTACTGGAAAAGCAGGAAATGTAACGATTGAAACTAGAAATTTGGTCGTTCGGGATGGTGCAGAAGTAGCTGTAAGCAGCCTCAACTCAACACCCGATGCTCAAGGTGCAGGAAACTTGCAAGTAGCTGCTCAAACTATTTATTTGGATGACCAAGGGAAAATTATTGCAAATACTGCTTCAGGTCAAGGTGGAAATATTAATCTAAACGTGCAAGATTTATTCCTGCGTCGCACTAGTGAGATTTCTACAACAGCAGGTATTGCAGGTTCTGGTGGAGATGGTGGCGATATATCTATCAACAATGCTCGATTCATTATTGCTGCGCCGAATGAAAATAATGACATTAAAGCCAATGCGTTTCTCGGTCAAGGAGGAAGAGTTGCAATTGATGCACAAAATATTTTTGGCTTGACAGTACGCAGCTTGCAAGATTTGCAAACTTTGTTAGGAACCAGCGATCCGGCACAACTCGATCCCGTTCGACTCCTAAGTAGTGATATCACAGCAATTTCCCAAACTAACCCACAATTAAGCGGTGAAGTTGTCATTAATACCCCAGATGTCGATCCCAGTCGCGGTGCAGTAGTGTTACCACAAAATTTAGTCGATGTTTCAGGACTGATTGCGCAAGGTTGTGCGGCTGGAAACGTTGCTAACGAAAGTCAATTTGTTGTGACGGGACGCGGTGGCTTACCTCCAAATCCTGGGGAAGTCCTTAGTAGTGATGATGTCTGGCAAGACTGGCGTTCTTCTAGTGTTACTACCATAAATGCGCCAGAGGCAGCGATCGCCCCCTCACCCCGCACCACCTCAACTCCTCTCATAGAAGCGACAAACTGGGCAACCAACAATCAAGGTGAAGTCATGCTAATCGCTGCTACGTCTACAAATGCTGTAAATCCTGGACAAAGCGTTATATCTTGTCGTTAG